One window of Chryseobacterium indologenes genomic DNA carries:
- a CDS encoding Crp/Fnr family transcriptional regulator codes for MFEHIKNRFPFPKEKWRKFLGSFERMEVPAKTLLLKEDEVSCNAYYIEKGIVRAWYNNDGKDVTFQFFLENTMFSSLESFKKGLPSMVSFETIEPCILYKIDKPDVEAFLDDVYENPELRNLFMDALFERVFDYMKHFFSFIKDTPQQRYINLTKTKPEIIKRVPQHYIASYLGITTVHLSRIKSKILKERLG; via the coding sequence ATGTTTGAGCATATTAAAAACAGGTTTCCTTTCCCTAAAGAAAAATGGAGAAAATTTCTGGGCAGCTTTGAACGTATGGAAGTTCCAGCCAAAACCTTGCTTTTAAAAGAAGATGAGGTTTCCTGCAATGCCTATTATATTGAAAAAGGAATCGTAAGAGCCTGGTATAATAATGACGGAAAAGATGTCACTTTCCAGTTTTTTCTTGAAAATACAATGTTTTCCTCCCTTGAAAGCTTCAAAAAAGGCTTACCGAGTATGGTGTCATTTGAAACCATAGAACCCTGCATCTTATACAAAATTGATAAACCCGATGTAGAGGCCTTCCTGGATGACGTCTATGAAAATCCTGAGCTCAGAAACCTGTTTATGGATGCTCTTTTTGAAAGGGTATTCGATTATATGAAACATTTCTTTTCCTTTATTAAAGATACACCACAGCAGCGGTATATCAATCTGACCAAAACCAAGCCGGAAATTATTAAAAGAGTTCCCCAACATTATATTGCTTCCTATCTGGGCATTACGACGGTGCATCTCAGCAGGATCAAAAGCAAAATATTGAAAGAGAGACTGGGATAA